Genomic DNA from Pelorhabdus rhamnosifermentans:
CTGCAACCTGACCTGTAATCATTTGTGCAATACCTGTCAGCATGGCCCCTGCAACAAAATAAGTTTGCTTGCCTGCTAAGACTATCGCCTCAAAAACTCCTGCTACATGATGATGAATAATCGGCATGACGCCCACGACAGCACGATTGGCCTTGGCATCAAATTCGGGAACAAGCGTTTTAATCTGAGTCTGCCCATCTCGCTCAATTGTAATATCCAGCGTTTGATTGGCACTTGCTTGAATAATGGCAACAAACTGTTTCCAAGATTCAATAGACTGACCATTAATACTAACTATGCGGTCCCCTTCGTTAAACCCCGAAGTTGCTGCCGGACGATTCGGGAGCAGCGTTCCAAGGACAGGCTGTGTCGAAGCTTCATCCACACCAGAAGCTAAAAAGACGATCATAAACAACACAATAGGTAAAATAAAATTCATCATTGAGCCAGCAATAATCACGAGAATTCTCGATGCTAACGGCTTAGATTGAAAAGATCGTTCATCTTGCTTCTCATCAGGATCCATCCCAGCAATCTTATTAAAACCGCCGAGGGGAATGAGACGCCACGAATAAAGTGTTTCGCCCTTGCGATAAGAAGCAATTTTGGGGCCAAAACCAATAGCAAATTCATCGACGCGCATTCCTGTCCATTTGGCTGTCATAAAATGCCCGAGTTCATGAAAAAAAACTAACAACCCAAAAACAAAGACAGTTGCAATGATCGTTGTTGATAACAAGTGCTCACCACCTTATAAAAATTACTTACCGGAAATAAGGCTGATTCGTTCAGCCGCGAAAATACGAGCCCATTCATCGGCAGCAAAAATCTCATCAATGGACAAACTATCGGCTGCATATGTATGTTTTCTGACGACTTGCTCAATAATGCAGGCAATATCCTGATAAGAAATTTGCTGATGCATAAAAGCCGTTACAGCCGTTTCATTGGCAGCGTTATAAACGCAAGGAAAAGTACCGCCGAGTTTGCCTACGTCATAGGCGAGTTTTAGTGCTGGAAAACGCACCATATCAGGCGCTGAAAAACTCAGTGACATCATGTCTTTAAAATCTAGCACAGGATAACTGCCTGCTAGTCGCGCCGGATAAGAAAGAGCATATTGAATAGGAAGACGCATATCCGGCTGCCCAAGCTGCGCAATCACTGAACCATCTACCGTTTGAATCATAGAATGAACAATACTTTGTGGATGAATGACAACGGTAATGTTTTCATAAGACACATCGAATAAATAATGAGCCTCAATCACTTCCAAACCCTTATTGGCTAGTGTGGAAGAATCGATGGTAATCTTCGGTCCCATGGACCATGTAGGATGCTTCAGACACTGCTCTAAAGTAACTTGTGAAAGCTCTTGGGCTGTAAGGTCCCGAAAAGGTCCGCCTGATGCAGTCAAATATAGTTTATGCAACTCGGGTCTCTGAATTGCCTGCAAACATTGAAAAATAGCACTATGCTCACTATCGACAGGGAGTAACCTCACATGATACTGTGCAACTAACTTTGTCACAATTTCTCCGGCTGCAACAAGGGTTTCTTTATTCGCTAAAGCAATATTTTTACCCGCGCGAATAGCTGCAATTGTGGGCCGAAGACCGGCAAACCCCACAAGAGAAGTCACAACTGTCTGTGTCTCCCCTTCTGTTGCTGCAACAATTAATCCTTCAGGTCCACTCAATATCTTTGTCGGACCGCTATAACGCCTGCGAAGCCTCCTGGCTGCTTGTTCATCAACAAGAACAGCCATCCGAGGCTGAAGAAGGCGAATTTGTTTCTCAAGTAATTCATCATTTTTTAATGCGGCCAGTGCCGATACTTTAAATAAGTCTTGATGATGAAAAATAACGTCACATGTTTGTGTACCAATTGATCCCGTACTTCCTAAAATAGCAATAGTCTGCATAATTACTCCTTTAGTCTAGCAAGACAAACACATAATAATACACGGCAGGAACAACAAATAATAAACTATCGAACCTGTCAAGTACACCGCCGTGCCCTGGTAATAAGGTGCCAGAATCTTTGACTTTCGCAAATCGTTTTATTGCGGATTCTACAAGATCACCCACTGGTGCCATAACCCCAACAATTAGCCCAAGTACTACAACATGAATCCATTCTAAATGAATAAACCAACCAAAACAAGCTACAGCAAGTAGACTACCAAACATTCCGCCTAATGATCCTTCAATTGTTTTGCCAGGACTAATGAGTGGACACAGCTTATGCTTTCCAAACGTTGAACCAACAAAAAAAGCAAAGGTATCACTTGCCCACGTTCCAAGGAATGCAATCCATAAATAAGCTGTTCCTTGATCCATTGTTGTGGACAAACCGAACGTGGACTCATAAAATCTAAGTAAAATGAGGTGGGAAAAGAGTACTCCAATATAACAAACTCCCAAAACAGTAAACGCAGCATCCGTAATTTGACAGTCTGGTCTAAAAATAATGCATTGCGTAAGCGCAATTAAAATCATCCCGACTAAAATCGCTAGAGCCTCATAGCTATTCCCTAACCAGGCTGTAGAACAAACTAATAAAACACTTGTCATACCAAGCCAATAAATACAATGGATATTTTGCTGAGCAACCATCCGTTGAAATTCATGCCATGCCACCATGGCAACGAAAGTGATTGTCAGAGCATAGAGCCATTGACCAAAATTAATAACATATACAGTATAAGCCATCCCGATGAGAGCGGTAATAATTCGCTTTCCAAGCATGTTGACACCCACTTTATTTTTTCAGTCCACCAAACCGTCTATCTCTTGCTTGAAAATCTAGTAGTGCTTGTACTAAAACTTGTGGTGTAAAATCAGGCCAATTCAAAGGAGTAAACCATAATTCGGTATAAGCCGTCTGCCAAAGCAAGAAATTACTTAAGCGCAAATCGCCACTCGGACGGATTAATAATTCCGGATCAGGCAATGAAGCGGTATAGAGATATTCCGTAATGATATCTTCCCCAATATCATCACTCTTCAGTTCACCTGTGGCTATTTTGTCAGCAAGTGATCGAAAAGCTCGTACAAGTTCTGCGCGTCCCCCATAATTTACGGCAAGATTTAACGTGAGTCCCTGATTATTACGGGTATATTGGGCAGCATCAAGCATTTTTTGCTCTAGCGGTTTGGCTAACCGTGATAAATCGCCACTAAACATAATACGTACTTGATTTTGATGTAATTCTTCTACTTCGTTAGTCAAGTAACTAGAAAATAAACTCATTAATATATCCACTTCATTTTGTGGTCTTTTCCAATTTTCCGTTGAAAAAGCATAGGCTGTGATAGCGCTAATCCCAATGTCAGAAGCAAACCGCACAATTGTTTTAAGTTTTTCAGCACCTGCTTTATGTCCAAAAGACCTTGGCAATCCTTTTTTTTGTGCCCAGCGACCATTACCATCCATAATAAGCGCAACGTGGCGAGGAAGTTTATCTAGATTTAATTTTTCCATAAGAGAAACCAGTTCTGGTGCTACTTCAGCAGAGCTTTTTTTCGAAAACCAATTTAACACACCGAGACCTCCAGACACTATTAAACTATTAAACTTACACAGAAAACCCCCTCTGTTGAGGGGGTTTAGGAGCTACAATAGCACCCTTGGGCAAACCGCCACAGAGGTACTGCTGTTGTCAACATCAACAATAAGCAGGGCGAATCTTAGCCGCAACAACAAGCTGACAAATAGTTGGCTTTACAAAATTCTGGCGCAATACATACCAACAGTCTTTTTGAAGCTCCGCTCGACAGTTTGGCGGTACAGTTTCCACAATTTCGCAGACAATAGCATGGTTATGTAATATGGAAGAAGCTTCAGCCAAAGAATAACCCGTAACATTCAACATAGCTAACTTAGACTTCCATAATTTCTTTTTCTTTGTTTGTAGCAGCTTGATCAATTTCCTTAATATATTTATCCGTTAATTTTTGCATCGCTTCTTGGTCCTTTTTAAGCTCATCTTCCGAAAGAATTCGATCTTTTTCCAACTTTTTAAGCTGTTCATTGGCATCGCGACGAATATTTCGAATCCCCACCCGTCCTTCTTCCGCTTTCTTATGAAGCATTTTGACAAGCTCTGTACGACGTTCTTGCGTCAACTGAGGAATAGAAAGACGAATAATAACACCATCACTATTCGGCATAAGTCCTAAATCAGACTTTAAAATGGCCTTTTCAATTTGAGCTAACATGGTTTTTTCCCACGGCTGAATCACAATCATCCGTGGTTCAGGTACAGAAACATTCGCAACCTGGTTAATGGGAGTCGGCGTACCATAGTAATCAACAGTTACTTTATCCAAAATAGACGGTGTTGCCCGTCCTGCCCGAAAGGTTGCTAGTTCCTTACGCAAAGCTTCTAATGCCTTTTTCATCTTCTCTTCATGGGTTGTATATATTTCATGACTACTCAATTTTTATTCCCTCCCACAATTGTGCCAATATCCTTCCCTAGCACAGCCTTCAAAATATTGCCTGGTTCATCAATACTAAATACGATCATGGGAATTTTATTGTCCATACAAAGTGAAGTAGCTGTAGAATCCATTACAGCCAGACCACGCTGCAATACTTCAATGTAGTCTAGTTCTTTAAATTTCTTGGCATTCGGATTATTACGCGGATCACAGTCATAAACACCATCGGCATTCTTTTTCGCCATCAAAATCACATCAGCTTCAATTTCAGCAGCCCTGAGGGCGGCTGTCGTATCTGTTGAAAAATAAGGGTTTCCCGTGCCTGCTGCAAAAATAACAACTCGCCCTTTTTCCAAGTGACGAATAGCTCGACGACGAATATAAGGTTCAGCAATTTGCCTCATTTCAATAGCTGTTTGAACCCTCGTATCTACGTCATACTGTTCAAGGGCATCTTGCAGAGCGAGTGAATTCATAATCGTAGCAAGCATCCCCATATAATCGGCTGTTGCCCGATCCATGCCTTTAGCACTGCCGGCAAGACCGCGCCAAATATTTCCGCCCCCGACAACCATGGCAATTTGCACGCCTGTTTCTCTTGATTTTTTCACTTCACGGGCGATGGCATCTACTGTCAATGGATCAATTCCATAGCCGACATTGCCTGCCATAGCCTCTCCACTTATTTTTAGCACAACCCGTTTATAAATTGATTGTTCCAAAAAAAACACCCCGCTCTTAATATTCATACACGTTTTTAGAAAATAAGAGAACACAAGTGTGTTCTCTATGAGTTATTGTTTAACAGCAGCCATAACTTCAGCGGCAAAATCATTCGATTTCTTTTCGATACCTTCCCCAAGCTGAAAACGAGTAAACCGGCGAATAGACACGTTCTCACCAATTTTCGCAATCGTACCATTAATAAGCTCCGTAACCGTTTGATCAGGATCCTTAATAAACGGCTGTTCCATCAAGCAAATTTCTTTATAAAATTTATCAATACGGCCAACAATCATTTTCTCAACAATTTTTTCTGGCTTTCCTTCGTTAAGTGCCTGTACTCTCAAAACTTCTTTTTCATGTTCTACAAGTTCATCGGGAACTTGATCACGACTAACAAACAAAGGATTATTCGCTGCTACTTGCATAGCAATATCTTTTGCTAATGCTTTGAAATCATCTGTCTTAGCAACAAAATCCGTTTCACAATTAAGTTCTAACAAAACACCAATGCGTCCACCACCATGTATGTATGCTTGCACAACACCTTCAGCAGCAATACGATTGGCTTTTTTAGCGGCTGCCGCTAAACCTTTTTCGCGTAAAAAATCAACTGCTTGATCAATATCGCCCTCCGTAGCTGTCAAGGCTTTTTTACAGTCCATCATTCCTGCGCCTGTACGTTCGCGCAATTCTTTTACACTTTGTGCTGTAATCATAAATGTTCCTCCTATTTATTATTAAAGGTAAGGAGCACAGAGAAATATCTGTCCCCCTTACCTTTTCCTATGTCTTTATAATTATTCAGCTGCAGCTAACTGTTCGCCTTGTTTACCTTCTAAAATAGCATCAGCCATCTTACCTGTTAACAATTTGACAGCACGAATAGCATCATCATTACCAGGGATAACATGGTCAATTTCATCAGGGTCACAGTTTGTATCAACAATAGCAACAATAGGAATACCTAATTTACGTGCTTCAGCAATGGCGATCCGTTCTTTTCGAGGATCAATAACAAAGAGAGCACCAGGTAATTTATGCATATCTTTAATGCCGCCAAGAAACTTCTGCAGTCTTTCCATTTCATGACGAAGCGTAATGACTTCTTTTTTAGACAATACATCAAATGTACCGTCTTCTTCCATTTTTTCTAATTCACGTAAACGACCAATCCTTTTTTGAATGGTTTGGAAGTTTGTAAGCATACCACCGAGCCATCTTTCATTCACATAATACATTTCGCAGCGCAATGCTTCATCCTTTACAGCTTCTTGCGCTTGTTTCTTCGTTCCAACAAAAAGTAAAGTTTTCCCTTCACTAGCTAAAGAACGAACGAAATTATAGGCATCTTCCACTCTTTTGACTGTTTTTTGCAAGTCAATAATGTAAATACCATTGCGCTCCGTAAAAATATAAGGAGCCATCTTCGGGTTCCATCTTCTTGTTTGATGTCCAAAATGGACACCTGCCTCGAGTAATTGTTTCATCGAAATTACTGACATAGTAAAACACCTCCTGTTTATTATCCGCCGCATTTCGCATCTGTTACTGGAACCTATCGGCACAGCCAGTATCATTGAAATGCGTGTGAATTATACCGAAATAGAGTATATCATAACTACTCGCTATATACAAGCAAAAAGTAGACTTTTTCTTTAATTGAATAAATAATCGCTAATTTTTGTTATGTAATTGGAGAAAAAGTGCAATCTCACCTTGCCCCAATCCAGTTGCTTTCGCAATTTCCCTGTCCTTATACCCTTGTTTGAACATGGCCATGATAACAGAGCGTTGTTGATTCATTGACGAACCTAACCCCTCTTGATCAGGAAGGTTAGTATTTTGATTGTTATTTTCCGTTGTATCAAGCCAACTGTTCTTCTGCCGATTGTACTGAGTAATGCCATAAGGAAGATGAGCAGACTGTTTTGTTGGCATGGAAACAGATGATTCAATTTCTTGTCGATCCAATTGCTTCTTTTCTATCTTCGGCAATTTGCCATCAAGTATTTCAATTCGTTCATCCGCCTGTTCAAGTAAATCTTCTAAGTGAGTAATATGGCTTTCTAAATTTAAAATTTGCTCCTGATTTACCTTTAGCAATTTGCTATCAAGTATTTCGATTCGTTCATCTGCCTGTTCAAGTAAATCCTCTAAATGAGTAATATGGCTCTCTAAATTTAAGATGACTCTATCTGCAGTCATTTCAAACTGATTTTGCAATTCACTGGCTGGTTGAAACATCTGATTTGTAAATAATTTTCTTAACATACCCTGCTTGGAATAAACGAACAAACCACAGACAAGCAAAAACGTGAGGCTAACCATCACTGTTGTTAACATAAAAAGACACCTCAATCATGAAATATCACATACTAATATCAATAGAACGACCTCGAACAGGATCACTTGTTGATGCCCGATTTAAAACAACTTCACAATCTTGTTCATCCTTGGTCGTTTCCTGTTTCATAGAATTTTGGCTGTCCTTACGTGGCTGCTGCTTATTTTTATCTTGATTTAACGTAATTTTTCCGCCTTCTGCCTGCGGAAGGTGTTGAACCTGATGCTCACGCTGTTCAACACGTTCTTTCAATTGCTCGCCAAATACCTGCTGATCTGTAAGCACTTGCTGATTAGCCAGTTGCTGTGTCTTACCTACATCTGTTGTTCGAGGAATAAGGACCTGCATATCCATAGGATGTATATTCATAGCCGTCACCACCTAAAATAAACTTTAGTTATAGGCTCCTACTTTAATTTCACCCTCTTCTTCGAAAAACGATACATATTTCAACTCTTCCCGAATAGGTTTCATGAGAGAACCCACAACTATTTTTGCTCCCGGAAAAACAACTTCAGAAATCCTTATTTTCCCATAACGCATTTCTATCAGCATATCCTCAATTTCTACCATGCGTTTTTTCATTGTTTCTTCTTGTCCCATAAGCTGAAATTGCGCCTTAGTAAGCTTTAACATCATCTCTCGCTTATCCATCGGCATTGTTTCTGCATTCATGGAACGAAGAATATTCAGACCTTTTTTGGCCTGATCTAAACTTGTTTGTACTTTGCTTATTTCACGCTTCAATTGCTGCCTTTCTTCACGAAGTAATGGATTTACTCCAACCTCTAAATCCGTATTGCTAGCGAGTTGCGACCCAACAACTTTGGCACGAATTTCTTCACCTGCAGAAATCATGCCCCCAGCAATGAGCCCTTTTCGTCCCTCTACAAGCACTTTTTTCCCTGCACTGACACGACTATGTAAAATAACATCACTCACAATTACTTCATTACCCGCAAAAATCGTAGCATTTTCAATAAACTTCGCGACAACATTTTCAACAGCCTTAATATAACCACGGTTCATTCCTTGAATACCCATACGAACAATAATATTTTTTCCTTCAACAACTCCACCACTTAAGGTACCATTAATTTCAATGTCTCCTCCTGCCTTAACAGTAAAACCTGCTTGAACAGAGCCATGAACAATGACACTACCGGGGAAATCAATATTTCCCGTTGAAAGGTCGACATCCCCCTTTATTTCAATAACAGGAATAACCTGTACTTTATTATTCTGATAAAGCACCTGTCCCGTAAGACCAGAAAAAATTTTATTTTCTTCAATATAAACATTTTTCCCTGCTGGCAGTATAACATCCTTGCCAGGTTTGGCGGGAAGTTCATGTCCCAGCACATCCATCCCCGGTGTTCCCGCAGTAGCAGATGTTTTCTCAGCTAATAAATCATCCTGATTGACTGTTGTAAACAAATTTAGGTTTTTAAAATCAACTGTTCCGTTATCACGCTGAACTGGACGTCCTTTATCATCTCTATTAAAAGTCAAAGTAATAAAAGCATTTGTCCCATGTTGAGCTTCCGTTCCTCTAGCACATAACGTTTGACTATCCGATCTTTTTACGGCTTGCTCTACGGCATTATGATCAACACCATAAACAACCCCAGCCGAGGCAATTTTTTCAAAAACTTCATCAATTAATACAGGTCGACATTTTGGCGGCTTTTTTATGGCAAGAACCGCTTCCATGCGATCACGAGAAACAAGAATCGTAATTTCCGGATCAGGTGGCACAGGCGGATTTTTGCTATC
This window encodes:
- the rseP gene encoding RIP metalloprotease RseP gives rise to the protein MLSTTIIATVFVFGLLVFFHELGHFMTAKWTGMRVDEFAIGFGPKIASYRKGETLYSWRLIPLGGFNKIAGMDPDEKQDERSFQSKPLASRILVIIAGSMMNFILPIVLFMIVFLASGVDEASTQPVLGTLLPNRPAATSGFNEGDRIVSINGQSIESWKQFVAIIQASANQTLDITIERDGQTQIKTLVPEFDAKANRAVVGVMPIIHHHVAGVFEAIVLAGKQTYFVAGAMLTGIAQMITGQVAAEVAGPIGVAQLTGQVAQMGLIPLLQFAAFLSINLGLINLFPVPVLDGGHVVTLLVEGLRGKPLSHRSTYLVQMIGMALLLMLMIFATMKDIVRLNLF
- a CDS encoding 1-deoxy-D-xylulose-5-phosphate reductoisomerase, translated to MQTIAILGSTGSIGTQTCDVIFHHQDLFKVSALAALKNDELLEKQIRLLQPRMAVLVDEQAARRLRRRYSGPTKILSGPEGLIVAATEGETQTVVTSLVGFAGLRPTIAAIRAGKNIALANKETLVAAGEIVTKLVAQYHVRLLPVDSEHSAIFQCLQAIQRPELHKLYLTASGGPFRDLTAQELSQVTLEQCLKHPTWSMGPKITIDSSTLANKGLEVIEAHYLFDVSYENITVVIHPQSIVHSMIQTVDGSVIAQLGQPDMRLPIQYALSYPARLAGSYPVLDFKDMMSLSFSAPDMVRFPALKLAYDVGKLGGTFPCVYNAANETAVTAFMHQQISYQDIACIIEQVVRKHTYAADSLSIDEIFAADEWARIFAAERISLISGK
- a CDS encoding phosphatidate cytidylyltransferase, which gives rise to MLGKRIITALIGMAYTVYVINFGQWLYALTITFVAMVAWHEFQRMVAQQNIHCIYWLGMTSVLLVCSTAWLGNSYEALAILVGMILIALTQCIIFRPDCQITDAAFTVLGVCYIGVLFSHLILLRFYESTFGLSTTMDQGTAYLWIAFLGTWASDTFAFFVGSTFGKHKLCPLISPGKTIEGSLGGMFGSLLAVACFGWFIHLEWIHVVVLGLIVGVMAPVGDLVESAIKRFAKVKDSGTLLPGHGGVLDRFDSLLFVVPAVYYYVFVLLD
- a CDS encoding isoprenyl transferase, producing MEKLNLDKLPRHVALIMDGNGRWAQKKGLPRSFGHKAGAEKLKTIVRFASDIGISAITAYAFSTENWKRPQNEVDILMSLFSSYLTNEVEELHQNQVRIMFSGDLSRLAKPLEQKMLDAAQYTRNNQGLTLNLAVNYGGRAELVRAFRSLADKIATGELKSDDIGEDIITEYLYTASLPDPELLIRPSGDLRLSNFLLWQTAYTELWFTPLNWPDFTPQVLVQALLDFQARDRRFGGLKK
- the frr gene encoding ribosome recycling factor, whose translation is MKKALEALRKELATFRAGRATPSILDKVTVDYYGTPTPINQVANVSVPEPRMIVIQPWEKTMLAQIEKAILKSDLGLMPNSDGVIIRLSIPQLTQERRTELVKMLHKKAEEGRVGIRNIRRDANEQLKKLEKDRILSEDELKKDQEAMQKLTDKYIKEIDQAATNKEKEIMEV
- the pyrH gene encoding UMP kinase, which codes for MEQSIYKRVVLKISGEAMAGNVGYGIDPLTVDAIAREVKKSRETGVQIAMVVGGGNIWRGLAGSAKGMDRATADYMGMLATIMNSLALQDALEQYDVDTRVQTAIEMRQIAEPYIRRRAIRHLEKGRVVIFAAGTGNPYFSTDTTAALRAAEIEADVILMAKKNADGVYDCDPRNNPNAKKFKELDYIEVLQRGLAVMDSTATSLCMDNKIPMIVFSIDEPGNILKAVLGKDIGTIVGGNKN
- the tsf gene encoding translation elongation factor Ts; its protein translation is MITAQSVKELRERTGAGMMDCKKALTATEGDIDQAVDFLREKGLAAAAKKANRIAAEGVVQAYIHGGGRIGVLLELNCETDFVAKTDDFKALAKDIAMQVAANNPLFVSRDQVPDELVEHEKEVLRVQALNEGKPEKIVEKMIVGRIDKFYKEICLMEQPFIKDPDQTVTELINGTIAKIGENVSIRRFTRFQLGEGIEKKSNDFAAEVMAAVKQ
- the rpsB gene encoding 30S ribosomal protein S2, with product MSVISMKQLLEAGVHFGHQTRRWNPKMAPYIFTERNGIYIIDLQKTVKRVEDAYNFVRSLASEGKTLLFVGTKKQAQEAVKDEALRCEMYYVNERWLGGMLTNFQTIQKRIGRLRELEKMEEDGTFDVLSKKEVITLRHEMERLQKFLGGIKDMHKLPGALFVIDPRKERIAIAEARKLGIPIVAIVDTNCDPDEIDHVIPGNDDAIRAVKLLTGKMADAILEGKQGEQLAAAE
- a CDS encoding DUF6115 domain-containing protein → MLTTVMVSLTFLLVCGLFVYSKQGMLRKLFTNQMFQPASELQNQFEMTADRVILNLESHITHLEDLLEQADERIEILDSKLLKVNQEQILNLESHITHLEDLLEQADERIEILDGKLPKIEKKQLDRQEIESSVSMPTKQSAHLPYGITQYNRQKNSWLDTTENNNQNTNLPDQEGLGSSMNQQRSVIMAMFKQGYKDREIAKATGLGQGEIALFLQLHNKN
- a CDS encoding DUF342 domain-containing protein, whose translation is MSDQTISVNTNEKEQQKESPVVQVQETTGSIEAKVTAGVSAKATEAPAEDSKNPPVPPDPEITILVSRDRMEAVLAIKKPPKCRPVLIDEVFEKIASAGVVYGVDHNAVEQAVKRSDSQTLCARGTEAQHGTNAFITLTFNRDDKGRPVQRDNGTVDFKNLNLFTTVNQDDLLAEKTSATAGTPGMDVLGHELPAKPGKDVILPAGKNVYIEENKIFSGLTGQVLYQNNKVQVIPVIEIKGDVDLSTGNIDFPGSVIVHGSVQAGFTVKAGGDIEINGTLSGGVVEGKNIIVRMGIQGMNRGYIKAVENVVAKFIENATIFAGNEVIVSDVILHSRVSAGKKVLVEGRKGLIAGGMISAGEEIRAKVVGSQLASNTDLEVGVNPLLREERQQLKREISKVQTSLDQAKKGLNILRSMNAETMPMDKREMMLKLTKAQFQLMGQEETMKKRMVEIEDMLIEMRYGKIRISEVVFPGAKIVVGSLMKPIREELKYVSFFEEEGEIKVGAYN